A single Meles meles chromosome 20, mMelMel3.1 paternal haplotype, whole genome shotgun sequence DNA region contains:
- the EVI5L gene encoding EVI5-like protein isoform X3: protein MSLPTMASPTLSPDSSSQEALSAPTCSPTSDSENLSPDELELLAKLEEQNRLLEADSKSMRSMNGSRRNSGSSLVSSSSASSNLSHLEEDTWILWGRIANEWEEWRRRKEKLLKLLCSATDMPVKNQYSELLKMSSPCEKLIRRDIARTYPEHEFFKGQDSLGQEVLFNVMKAYSLVDREVGYCQGSAFIVGLLLMQMPEEEAFCVFVRLMQEYRLRELFKPSMAELGLCIYQFEYMLQEQLPDLNTHFRSQSFHTSMYASSWFLTLFLTTFPLPVATRVFDIFMYEGLEIVFRVGLALLQVNQTELMQLDMEGMSQYFQRVIPHQFDSCPDKLVLKAYQVKYNPKKMKRLEKEYAAMKSKEMEEQIEIKRLRTENRLLKQRIETLEKESAALADRLIQGQVTRAQEAEENYVIKRELAVVRQQCSSAAEDLQKAQSTIRQLQEQQDNPRLTEDFVAHLETELEQSRLRETETLGALREMQDKVLDMEKRNSSLPDENNVARLQEELKAVKVREGEAVASARELKLQLQELSDTWQAHLSRGGRWKESPRKLVLGELQDELMSVRLREAQALAEGRELRQRVVELETQDHIHRNLLNRVEAERAALQEKLQYLAAQNKGLQTQLSESRRKQAEAECKSKEEVMAVRLREADSMAAVAEMRQRIAELEIQREEGRIQGQLNHSDSSQYIRELKDQIEELKAEVRLLKGPPPFEDPLAFDGLGLARHLDEDSLPSSDEELLGVGVGVGAALQDALYPLSPRDARFFRRLERPAKDSEGSSDSDADELAAPYSQGLDN from the exons ATGAGCCTGCCCACCATGGCGAGCCCCACTCTGAGCCCCGACTCCTCATCCCAGGAGGCCCTGTCGgcccccacctgctcccccaCTTCGGACTCTGAAAACCTCAGCCCCGATGAGCTGGAGCTGCTGGCCAAGCTTGAGGAGCAGAACCG gctcctggaagccgACTCCAAGTCCATGCGCTCCATGAACGGCTCGCGGCGGAACAGCGGCTCCTCGCTGGTATCCAGCTCCTCGGCCTCCTCCAACCTGAGCCACCTGGAGGAGGACACTTGGATCCTGTGGGGCCGGATCGCCAACGAGTGGGAGGAGTGGCGACGCAGGAAAGAGAAGCTGCTGAAG CTCCTGTGCAGCGCCACAGACATGCCGGTCAAGAACCAGTACTCGGAGCTGCTCAAGATGTCCTCGCCCTGCGAGAAGCTCATCCGCAGGGACATTGCCCGCACCTACCCAGAGCACGAGTTCTTCAAGGGCCAGGACAGCCTGGGCCAGGAGGTCCTCTTCAACGTCATGAAG GCGTACTCCCTGGTGGACAGGGAGGTGGGCTACTGCCAGGGCAGCGCCTTCATCGTGGGCCTGCTCCTCATGCAG ATGCCCGAGGAAGAAGCCTTCTGTGTGTTCGTGCGGCTGATGCAGGAGTACCGCCTGCGGGAACTCTTCAAGCCCAGCATGGCGGAGCTGGGGCTCTGCATCTACCAGTTCGAGTACATGCTCCAG GAGCAGCTCCCGGATCTGAACACCCACTTCCGCTCCCAGAGCTTCCACACGTCCATGTACGCCTCGTCCTGGTTTCTCACACTCTTCCTGACCACCTTCCCGCTCCCCGTTGCCACCCGTGTCTTTGACATCTTCATGTACGAG GGCCTGGAGATTGTGTTCCGGGTGGGCCTCGCCCTGCTGCAGGTGAACCAGACAGAGCTGATGCAGCTGGACATGGAGGGGATGTCCCAG TACTTCCAGAGGGTGATCCCCCACCAGTTCGACAGCTGCCCGGACAAGCTGGTCCTCAAAGCTTACCAGGTCAAGTACAACCCCAAGAAGATGAAGAG GCTGGAGAAGGAGTACGCGGCCATGAAGAGCAAGGAGATGGAGGAGCAGATCGAGATCAAA AGGCTTCGGACGGAGAACCGGCTCCTGAAACAACGGATCGAGACCCTGGAAAAG GAGAGCGCTGCTCTGGCTGATAGGTTAATCCAG GGGCAGGTGACGCGGGCGCAGGAGGCCGAGGAGAACTACGTCATCAAGCGGGAGCTGGCGGTGGTGCGGCAGCAGTGCAGCTCCGCGGCCGAGGACCTGCAGAAGGCCCAGAGCACCATCCGGCAGCTCCAGGAGCAGCAG GACAACCCGCGCCTCACGGAGGACTTCGTGGCCCACCTGGAGACTGAGCTGGAGCAGTCGAGGCTGCGGGAGACCGAGACGCTGGGGGCTCTGCGAGAGATGCAGGACAAGGTTTTGGACATGGAGAAG AGGAACAGCTCGCTGCCGGACGAGAACAACGTGGCGCGGCTGCAGGAGGAGCTGAAGGCGGTCAAGGTGCGGGAGGGCGAGGCCGTGGCCTCGGCGCGGGAGCTGAAGCTGCAGCTCCAGGAGCTGTCGGACACCTGGCAG gccCACCTGTCCCGCGGCGGCCGCTGGAAGGAGTCCCCGCGGAAGCTGGTCCTGGGCGAGCTGCAGGACGAGCTGATGAGCGTGCGTCTGCGCGAGGCCCAGGCCCTGGCCGAGGGTCGCGAGCTGCGGCAGCGCGTGGTGGAACTCGAGACGCAG GACCACATCCACCGCAACCTGCTGAACCGCGTGGAGGCGGAGCGCGCGGCGCTTCAGGAGAAGCTGCAGTACCTGGCGGCGCAGAACAAGGGGCTGCAGACGCAGCTCAGCGAGAGCCGCCGCAAGCAGGCCGAGGCCGAGTGCAAG AGCAAGGAGGAGGTGATGGCCGTGCGCCTGCGGGAGGCGGACAGCATGGCGGCGGTGGCCGAGATGCGCCAGCGCATCGCGGAGCTGGAGATCCAG AGGGAGGAGGGCCGCATCCAGGGCCAACTGAACCACTCGGACTCGTCGCAGTACATCCGCGAGCTCAAGGACCAGATCGAGGAGCTGAAGGCGGAG GTGCGGCTGCTGAAGGGCCCGCCGCCCTTCGAGGACCCGCTGGCCTTCGACGGGCTGGGCCTGGCGCGGCACCTGGATGAGGACTCGCTGCCGTCGTCGGACGAGGAGCTGCTAGGGGTGGGCGTGGGCGTGGGCGCGGCGCTGCAGGACGCGCTCTACCCGCTGTCCCCGCGCGACGCGCGCTTCTTTCGTCGTCTGGAGCGGCCGGCCAAGGACAGCGAGGGCAGCTCAGACAGCGACGCGGATGAGCTGGCCGCGCCCTATAGCCAGGGCCTGGACAACTGA
- the EVI5L gene encoding EVI5-like protein isoform X2: protein MSLPTMASPTLSPDSSSQEALSAPTCSPTSDSENLSPDELELLAKLEEQNRLLEADSKSMRSMNGSRRNSGSSLVSSSSASSNLSHLEEDTWILWGRIANEWEEWRRRKEKLLKELIRKGIPHHFRAIVWQLLCSATDMPVKNQYSELLKMSSPCEKLIRRDIARTYPEHEFFKGQDSLGQEVLFNVMKAYSLVDREVGYCQGSAFIVGLLLMQMPEEEAFCVFVRLMQEYRLRELFKPSMAELGLCIYQFEYMLQEQLPDLNTHFRSQSFHTSMYASSWFLTLFLTTFPLPVATRVFDIFMYEGLEIVFRVGLALLQVNQTELMQLDMEGMSQYFQRVIPHQFDSCPDKLVLKAYQVKYNPKKMKRLEKEYAAMKSKEMEEQIEIKRLRTENRLLKQRIETLEKGQVTRAQEAEENYVIKRELAVVRQQCSSAAEDLQKAQSTIRQLQEQQDNPRLTEDFVAHLETELEQSRLRETETLGALREMQDKVLDMEKRNSSLPDENNVARLQEELKAVKVREGEAVASARELKLQLQELSDTWQAHLSRGGRWKESPRKLVLGELQDELMSVRLREAQALAEGRELRQRVVELETQDHIHRNLLNRVEAERAALQEKLQYLAAQNKGLQTQLSESRRKQAEAECKSKEEVMAVRLREADSMAAVAEMRQRIAELEIQREEGRIQGQLNHSDSSQYIRELKDQIEELKAEVRLLKGPPPFEDPLAFDGLGLARHLDEDSLPSSDEELLGVGVGVGAALQDALYPLSPRDARFFRRLERPAKDSEGSSDSDADELAAPYSQGLDN, encoded by the exons ATGAGCCTGCCCACCATGGCGAGCCCCACTCTGAGCCCCGACTCCTCATCCCAGGAGGCCCTGTCGgcccccacctgctcccccaCTTCGGACTCTGAAAACCTCAGCCCCGATGAGCTGGAGCTGCTGGCCAAGCTTGAGGAGCAGAACCG gctcctggaagccgACTCCAAGTCCATGCGCTCCATGAACGGCTCGCGGCGGAACAGCGGCTCCTCGCTGGTATCCAGCTCCTCGGCCTCCTCCAACCTGAGCCACCTGGAGGAGGACACTTGGATCCTGTGGGGCCGGATCGCCAACGAGTGGGAGGAGTGGCGACGCAGGAAAGAGAAGCTGCTGAAG GAGCTGATCCGCAAGGGCATCCCGCACCACTTCCGGGCCATCGTGTGGCAGCTCCTGTGCAGCGCCACAGACATGCCGGTCAAGAACCAGTACTCGGAGCTGCTCAAGATGTCCTCGCCCTGCGAGAAGCTCATCCGCAGGGACATTGCCCGCACCTACCCAGAGCACGAGTTCTTCAAGGGCCAGGACAGCCTGGGCCAGGAGGTCCTCTTCAACGTCATGAAG GCGTACTCCCTGGTGGACAGGGAGGTGGGCTACTGCCAGGGCAGCGCCTTCATCGTGGGCCTGCTCCTCATGCAG ATGCCCGAGGAAGAAGCCTTCTGTGTGTTCGTGCGGCTGATGCAGGAGTACCGCCTGCGGGAACTCTTCAAGCCCAGCATGGCGGAGCTGGGGCTCTGCATCTACCAGTTCGAGTACATGCTCCAG GAGCAGCTCCCGGATCTGAACACCCACTTCCGCTCCCAGAGCTTCCACACGTCCATGTACGCCTCGTCCTGGTTTCTCACACTCTTCCTGACCACCTTCCCGCTCCCCGTTGCCACCCGTGTCTTTGACATCTTCATGTACGAG GGCCTGGAGATTGTGTTCCGGGTGGGCCTCGCCCTGCTGCAGGTGAACCAGACAGAGCTGATGCAGCTGGACATGGAGGGGATGTCCCAG TACTTCCAGAGGGTGATCCCCCACCAGTTCGACAGCTGCCCGGACAAGCTGGTCCTCAAAGCTTACCAGGTCAAGTACAACCCCAAGAAGATGAAGAG GCTGGAGAAGGAGTACGCGGCCATGAAGAGCAAGGAGATGGAGGAGCAGATCGAGATCAAA AGGCTTCGGACGGAGAACCGGCTCCTGAAACAACGGATCGAGACCCTGGAAAAG GGGCAGGTGACGCGGGCGCAGGAGGCCGAGGAGAACTACGTCATCAAGCGGGAGCTGGCGGTGGTGCGGCAGCAGTGCAGCTCCGCGGCCGAGGACCTGCAGAAGGCCCAGAGCACCATCCGGCAGCTCCAGGAGCAGCAG GACAACCCGCGCCTCACGGAGGACTTCGTGGCCCACCTGGAGACTGAGCTGGAGCAGTCGAGGCTGCGGGAGACCGAGACGCTGGGGGCTCTGCGAGAGATGCAGGACAAGGTTTTGGACATGGAGAAG AGGAACAGCTCGCTGCCGGACGAGAACAACGTGGCGCGGCTGCAGGAGGAGCTGAAGGCGGTCAAGGTGCGGGAGGGCGAGGCCGTGGCCTCGGCGCGGGAGCTGAAGCTGCAGCTCCAGGAGCTGTCGGACACCTGGCAG gccCACCTGTCCCGCGGCGGCCGCTGGAAGGAGTCCCCGCGGAAGCTGGTCCTGGGCGAGCTGCAGGACGAGCTGATGAGCGTGCGTCTGCGCGAGGCCCAGGCCCTGGCCGAGGGTCGCGAGCTGCGGCAGCGCGTGGTGGAACTCGAGACGCAG GACCACATCCACCGCAACCTGCTGAACCGCGTGGAGGCGGAGCGCGCGGCGCTTCAGGAGAAGCTGCAGTACCTGGCGGCGCAGAACAAGGGGCTGCAGACGCAGCTCAGCGAGAGCCGCCGCAAGCAGGCCGAGGCCGAGTGCAAG AGCAAGGAGGAGGTGATGGCCGTGCGCCTGCGGGAGGCGGACAGCATGGCGGCGGTGGCCGAGATGCGCCAGCGCATCGCGGAGCTGGAGATCCAG AGGGAGGAGGGCCGCATCCAGGGCCAACTGAACCACTCGGACTCGTCGCAGTACATCCGCGAGCTCAAGGACCAGATCGAGGAGCTGAAGGCGGAG GTGCGGCTGCTGAAGGGCCCGCCGCCCTTCGAGGACCCGCTGGCCTTCGACGGGCTGGGCCTGGCGCGGCACCTGGATGAGGACTCGCTGCCGTCGTCGGACGAGGAGCTGCTAGGGGTGGGCGTGGGCGTGGGCGCGGCGCTGCAGGACGCGCTCTACCCGCTGTCCCCGCGCGACGCGCGCTTCTTTCGTCGTCTGGAGCGGCCGGCCAAGGACAGCGAGGGCAGCTCAGACAGCGACGCGGATGAGCTGGCCGCGCCCTATAGCCAGGGCCTGGACAACTGA
- the EVI5L gene encoding EVI5-like protein isoform X1, producing the protein MSLPTMASPTLSPDSSSQEALSAPTCSPTSDSENLSPDELELLAKLEEQNRLLEADSKSMRSMNGSRRNSGSSLVSSSSASSNLSHLEEDTWILWGRIANEWEEWRRRKEKLLKELIRKGIPHHFRAIVWQLLCSATDMPVKNQYSELLKMSSPCEKLIRRDIARTYPEHEFFKGQDSLGQEVLFNVMKAYSLVDREVGYCQGSAFIVGLLLMQMPEEEAFCVFVRLMQEYRLRELFKPSMAELGLCIYQFEYMLQEQLPDLNTHFRSQSFHTSMYASSWFLTLFLTTFPLPVATRVFDIFMYEGLEIVFRVGLALLQVNQTELMQLDMEGMSQYFQRVIPHQFDSCPDKLVLKAYQVKYNPKKMKRLEKEYAAMKSKEMEEQIEIKRLRTENRLLKQRIETLEKESAALADRLIQGQVTRAQEAEENYVIKRELAVVRQQCSSAAEDLQKAQSTIRQLQEQQDNPRLTEDFVAHLETELEQSRLRETETLGALREMQDKVLDMEKRNSSLPDENNVARLQEELKAVKVREGEAVASARELKLQLQELSDTWQAHLSRGGRWKESPRKLVLGELQDELMSVRLREAQALAEGRELRQRVVELETQDHIHRNLLNRVEAERAALQEKLQYLAAQNKGLQTQLSESRRKQAEAECKSKEEVMAVRLREADSMAAVAEMRQRIAELEIQREEGRIQGQLNHSDSSQYIRELKDQIEELKAEVRLLKGPPPFEDPLAFDGLGLARHLDEDSLPSSDEELLGVGVGVGAALQDALYPLSPRDARFFRRLERPAKDSEGSSDSDADELAAPYSQGLDN; encoded by the exons ATGAGCCTGCCCACCATGGCGAGCCCCACTCTGAGCCCCGACTCCTCATCCCAGGAGGCCCTGTCGgcccccacctgctcccccaCTTCGGACTCTGAAAACCTCAGCCCCGATGAGCTGGAGCTGCTGGCCAAGCTTGAGGAGCAGAACCG gctcctggaagccgACTCCAAGTCCATGCGCTCCATGAACGGCTCGCGGCGGAACAGCGGCTCCTCGCTGGTATCCAGCTCCTCGGCCTCCTCCAACCTGAGCCACCTGGAGGAGGACACTTGGATCCTGTGGGGCCGGATCGCCAACGAGTGGGAGGAGTGGCGACGCAGGAAAGAGAAGCTGCTGAAG GAGCTGATCCGCAAGGGCATCCCGCACCACTTCCGGGCCATCGTGTGGCAGCTCCTGTGCAGCGCCACAGACATGCCGGTCAAGAACCAGTACTCGGAGCTGCTCAAGATGTCCTCGCCCTGCGAGAAGCTCATCCGCAGGGACATTGCCCGCACCTACCCAGAGCACGAGTTCTTCAAGGGCCAGGACAGCCTGGGCCAGGAGGTCCTCTTCAACGTCATGAAG GCGTACTCCCTGGTGGACAGGGAGGTGGGCTACTGCCAGGGCAGCGCCTTCATCGTGGGCCTGCTCCTCATGCAG ATGCCCGAGGAAGAAGCCTTCTGTGTGTTCGTGCGGCTGATGCAGGAGTACCGCCTGCGGGAACTCTTCAAGCCCAGCATGGCGGAGCTGGGGCTCTGCATCTACCAGTTCGAGTACATGCTCCAG GAGCAGCTCCCGGATCTGAACACCCACTTCCGCTCCCAGAGCTTCCACACGTCCATGTACGCCTCGTCCTGGTTTCTCACACTCTTCCTGACCACCTTCCCGCTCCCCGTTGCCACCCGTGTCTTTGACATCTTCATGTACGAG GGCCTGGAGATTGTGTTCCGGGTGGGCCTCGCCCTGCTGCAGGTGAACCAGACAGAGCTGATGCAGCTGGACATGGAGGGGATGTCCCAG TACTTCCAGAGGGTGATCCCCCACCAGTTCGACAGCTGCCCGGACAAGCTGGTCCTCAAAGCTTACCAGGTCAAGTACAACCCCAAGAAGATGAAGAG GCTGGAGAAGGAGTACGCGGCCATGAAGAGCAAGGAGATGGAGGAGCAGATCGAGATCAAA AGGCTTCGGACGGAGAACCGGCTCCTGAAACAACGGATCGAGACCCTGGAAAAG GAGAGCGCTGCTCTGGCTGATAGGTTAATCCAG GGGCAGGTGACGCGGGCGCAGGAGGCCGAGGAGAACTACGTCATCAAGCGGGAGCTGGCGGTGGTGCGGCAGCAGTGCAGCTCCGCGGCCGAGGACCTGCAGAAGGCCCAGAGCACCATCCGGCAGCTCCAGGAGCAGCAG GACAACCCGCGCCTCACGGAGGACTTCGTGGCCCACCTGGAGACTGAGCTGGAGCAGTCGAGGCTGCGGGAGACCGAGACGCTGGGGGCTCTGCGAGAGATGCAGGACAAGGTTTTGGACATGGAGAAG AGGAACAGCTCGCTGCCGGACGAGAACAACGTGGCGCGGCTGCAGGAGGAGCTGAAGGCGGTCAAGGTGCGGGAGGGCGAGGCCGTGGCCTCGGCGCGGGAGCTGAAGCTGCAGCTCCAGGAGCTGTCGGACACCTGGCAG gccCACCTGTCCCGCGGCGGCCGCTGGAAGGAGTCCCCGCGGAAGCTGGTCCTGGGCGAGCTGCAGGACGAGCTGATGAGCGTGCGTCTGCGCGAGGCCCAGGCCCTGGCCGAGGGTCGCGAGCTGCGGCAGCGCGTGGTGGAACTCGAGACGCAG GACCACATCCACCGCAACCTGCTGAACCGCGTGGAGGCGGAGCGCGCGGCGCTTCAGGAGAAGCTGCAGTACCTGGCGGCGCAGAACAAGGGGCTGCAGACGCAGCTCAGCGAGAGCCGCCGCAAGCAGGCCGAGGCCGAGTGCAAG AGCAAGGAGGAGGTGATGGCCGTGCGCCTGCGGGAGGCGGACAGCATGGCGGCGGTGGCCGAGATGCGCCAGCGCATCGCGGAGCTGGAGATCCAG AGGGAGGAGGGCCGCATCCAGGGCCAACTGAACCACTCGGACTCGTCGCAGTACATCCGCGAGCTCAAGGACCAGATCGAGGAGCTGAAGGCGGAG GTGCGGCTGCTGAAGGGCCCGCCGCCCTTCGAGGACCCGCTGGCCTTCGACGGGCTGGGCCTGGCGCGGCACCTGGATGAGGACTCGCTGCCGTCGTCGGACGAGGAGCTGCTAGGGGTGGGCGTGGGCGTGGGCGCGGCGCTGCAGGACGCGCTCTACCCGCTGTCCCCGCGCGACGCGCGCTTCTTTCGTCGTCTGGAGCGGCCGGCCAAGGACAGCGAGGGCAGCTCAGACAGCGACGCGGATGAGCTGGCCGCGCCCTATAGCCAGGGCCTGGACAACTGA